The Streptomyces sp. 11x1 genomic sequence CGACGCGTTCCATCTGGAGTTCGGGGACCAGGCGAACCGCTCCCCGTCCGTCGAGCCTGTCGCCGAGGCGGCTCCCGAGGCGGAAAGCTTACGGAAGGTCACCACGAGGAGGGAGCGGCACATGCTGGAAGCCGATGTGGCCATCGTGGGCGCGGGGGCGGCCGGCCTGTCCCTCGCCCACCGTCTGTCACGACGCGCCCCCGGCGAACCCCGTCTGTCGGTGATCCTGCTGGACGCGCCTCCCGGCCCGCTGCGTCCCCCTGGCCGCACCTGGTGCTTCTGGGAGAAGGGGCCCGGCCCGTACGACGCGGCTCTCGGCGCCGTCTGGCGGCGGCTGCGGACGCACACCCCCGAGGGCCGGGTCCTCCAGCACGACATCGCGCCCCTGACCTACAAGATGCTCCGCTCCGACGACTTCGAGGACCTCGTCACCCGCGAACTGGCCCGCGGCGACGAGGTCCGGCGACTGGAAGCAGCCGTCGAGACGGTGGAGGGCATCCCCGAGGGAGCCGAGATCCGCGCCCGGTCCGGCCAGGGCGCCTCTCTGACCGTCCGCGTCCGCTGGGTTTTCGACTCCCGGCCCCTCGGGAGCCTGCCCCCCGCCCGCACCACCCTGTTGCAGCACTTCCGCGGCTGGTTCGTCCGCACCCCACGACCGGTGTTCGACAGCGAAACGGTGGAGTTCATGGACTTCCGGGTACCGCAGCCGCCGGGCGGACTCGCCTTCGGCTATGTCCTGCCCACCGACAGCCGCCGAGCCCTGGTGGAGTACACCGAGTTCTCCCGAGCCGTCCTGCCCAACGACGCCTACGACACCGCGCTGCGTCGCTACAGCGAGGACGTGCTGGGGCTGCGCGGCTTCGAGGTCGTCGCGACGGAGAGCGGGGTCATCCCGATGACCGACGCCCGTTTCGACCGCCGGGCGGGCCCTTCGGTCTTCCGTATCGGTACGGCGGGAGGCGCCACGCGGCCCTCCACGGGCTACACCTTCTCCGCGATCCAGCGGCAGACCCGAGCGATCGCCGCCGCGCTCCGCGCGGGCCGGAACCCGGTGCCTCCGCCGGCCCACACGGCCCGTTCGCGCGCGATGGACGCGGTGCTGCTGAGGGCGCTGGACAGCGGCCGCGTCGACGGCGCCGCGTTCTTCACCCGGCTGTTCTCGCGGGTTCCGGCGGAACGGCTGCTGCGGTTCCTGGACGGGGAGACCCGCCTTCACGAGGACCTCGCCCTCGGCCTGCGCACCCCCGTGCTGCCGATGCTCCGCTCCGCGGCGGAGTTGTCCTGGCTGCCCCATGTCCCCGCCGAACACCCCGCCTCCATTGAGCCGCCCTCCCCCGCCGAACAGCCCTTCTCCACCGAACGGCTCTCCCCGGCAGAACTGCCTTTCTCCGGCGAGCCGTTCCCCGACCGCGCCCCCCGTCGCCCATGACCGGCACCGCGACCTTCCGTGCACCCGACCGAGGAGATCCCATGACGCTGCTCCGCGACGAGGACCTGGCCGCCGCGTTCGACCACGCCTCGCGCAGCTACGACACGCTGGTGTCCGCGAATCCCGGCTATCACGGCCAGTTGCGCCGCTCGGCGCGCCGCCTCGGACTCCCCGCGCGGGGGGCCGGTCTGCGCGTCCTCGACCTCGGCTGCGGGACCGGCGCGTCCACCGCCGCGCTCGCCGCCGTCCTCCCCGAGACCGAGATCACCGCCGTGGACGCCTCGGCGGGCATGCTGGAGCGCGCGGCCCGCAAGCAGTGGCGCGAGGGAGTGAGCTTCGTGCACGCGCCCGCCGAACGGCTGGCCGAGGCCGGTGTGGAAGGGCCGTTCGACGCGGTGTTCGCCGCCTATCTCTTCCGGAACGTCACCGATCCCGACGCCGTCCTGTCGGCCGTGCGCGACGTCCTGGCTCCCGGGGGCCGCCTGGCGGTGCACGAGTACACACTCAGCGGCCGGCCCGTCGACCGCGCCGTGTGGGCTGGTGTGTGCCGCGGCCTGGTCCTGCCTGTCGCGACCGTCCTCGGCGACGGCGGCCTCTACCGCCATCTGTGGCGCAGCGTCGTGGAGTTCGACACCGCCGACGGCTTCGCCGCCCGGGTCCGCTCCCACGGATTCGAAGCCGTGCGGGCCCTGCCGCTGCCCGGCTGGCAGACCGGCATCACGCACACGATCGTCGCCCGCCGGCCGGCCACGGCGGAGGACGGCCGATGAGGGCCCGGCGGGGGAACGACCCGCTGAGGCCCGGCAGGGACCGCCGGATCCGCAGGATGAACCCGGTGCCCGGCGCCCCGCGCTGCATGGGTGACCGGCCTCCGACGACAGCGGTCGTCGGAGGCGGCATCGCCGGACTGGCGGCCGCGACGGCACTCGCGGAACGCGGTGTGCGGGTCACCCTGCACGAACGGGAAGCGACCCTCGGCGGACGCCTGGCCGGCCGGCCGACCGTGCTGTCCGACGGGACCACCGTCACCATGAGCCGTGGCTTCCACGCGTTCTTCCGCCAGTACTACAACCTGCGCGGACTGCTGCGGCGGACCGACCCCGGCCTCGCCCGTCTGCGAGGCCTGCCGGACTACCCTCTGCGACACGCCGACGGCATGTACGACAGTTTCCGCCGCGTCCCGCGCACCCCGCCGTGGAGCGCGCTGGGATTCGTCGCCCTGAGCCCCTCCTTCGGGCTCCGGGACCTGTTCCGTATGAACCCGGTCGCCGCGCTGCCCCTCCTGGACGTGCGGGTCCCCGAGGTCCACACCCGTCTCGACGATGTCAGCGCGCGCGACTTCCTCGACGCGATCCGCTTTCCCGAGGCCGCGCAGCACCTCGCGTTCGAGGTGTTCTCCCGCAGTTTCTTCGCCGATCCGCGCGAACTGTCCGCGGCCGAGATGGTCCTCATGTTCCACATCTACTTCCTCGGCTCGGCGGAAGGACTCCTGTTCGACGTCCCCGACGAGCCCTTCCCCGCCGCCCTGTGGGACCCCCTCGCCGCCTATCTGCGCGGCCACGGCGCCGACCTGCGCACCGGGACCCCGGTCGAGGCGGTCGAACCCACGCCCGACGGCGGCTTCCTCGTCGCCGCCGGTCAGGAGGAACGGCGTTATGACGCGGTGGTCCTGGCCCTGGACACGGGAGG encodes the following:
- a CDS encoding lycopene cyclase family protein, whose amino-acid sequence is MLEADVAIVGAGAAGLSLAHRLSRRAPGEPRLSVILLDAPPGPLRPPGRTWCFWEKGPGPYDAALGAVWRRLRTHTPEGRVLQHDIAPLTYKMLRSDDFEDLVTRELARGDEVRRLEAAVETVEGIPEGAEIRARSGQGASLTVRVRWVFDSRPLGSLPPARTTLLQHFRGWFVRTPRPVFDSETVEFMDFRVPQPPGGLAFGYVLPTDSRRALVEYTEFSRAVLPNDAYDTALRRYSEDVLGLRGFEVVATESGVIPMTDARFDRRAGPSVFRIGTAGGATRPSTGYTFSAIQRQTRAIAAALRAGRNPVPPPAHTARSRAMDAVLLRALDSGRVDGAAFFTRLFSRVPAERLLRFLDGETRLHEDLALGLRTPVLPMLRSAAELSWLPHVPAEHPASIEPPSPAEQPFSTERLSPAELPFSGEPFPDRAPRRP
- a CDS encoding methyltransferase domain-containing protein, giving the protein MTLLRDEDLAAAFDHASRSYDTLVSANPGYHGQLRRSARRLGLPARGAGLRVLDLGCGTGASTAALAAVLPETEITAVDASAGMLERAARKQWREGVSFVHAPAERLAEAGVEGPFDAVFAAYLFRNVTDPDAVLSAVRDVLAPGGRLAVHEYTLSGRPVDRAVWAGVCRGLVLPVATVLGDGGLYRHLWRSVVEFDTADGFAARVRSHGFEAVRALPLPGWQTGITHTIVARRPATAEDGR
- a CDS encoding FAD-dependent oxidoreductase; translation: MRARRGNDPLRPGRDRRIRRMNPVPGAPRCMGDRPPTTAVVGGGIAGLAAATALAERGVRVTLHEREATLGGRLAGRPTVLSDGTTVTMSRGFHAFFRQYYNLRGLLRRTDPGLARLRGLPDYPLRHADGMYDSFRRVPRTPPWSALGFVALSPSFGLRDLFRMNPVAALPLLDVRVPEVHTRLDDVSARDFLDAIRFPEAAQHLAFEVFSRSFFADPRELSAAEMVLMFHIYFLGSAEGLLFDVPDEPFPAALWDPLAAYLRGHGADLRTGTPVEAVEPTPDGGFLVAAGQEERRYDAVVLALDTGGLRSLVQGSPRLADAAWRERVAALRSAPPFLVSRLWLDRPVAAERPGFLGTAGYGTLDNVSVLERWEGEAARWATRTGGSVVELHAYALSDRTPHDVEQKRLLEQLHRVYPETRAATVLDERHEWRADCPLFSVGGYGDRPTVRTSDPALVVAGDLVRTGLPVALMERAATSGFLAANALLERWGVRGQTLWTVPDAGRGPLPRRLARLGGPMTS